One segment of Triticum aestivum cultivar Chinese Spring chromosome 2A, IWGSC CS RefSeq v2.1, whole genome shotgun sequence DNA contains the following:
- the LOC123184525 gene encoding acyl transferase 15-like — protein MAVQFHRPISTLRYPTMSAAVVTKSSPVLVVGPPGGDDAVVHLTSSLDRSVVPFRVTVLLLFDRPIPQPAETIRTALSEALAHYRPVAGRLAADDGELLRIEGAAGVPFIAASARCALADVAEPMLGGLAPWYPAGLCRHGDPLLLVQVTEFACGGFAVAATWNHVLTDGEGIAQFLGAVGELAHGASPAPSVRPLRADDGSLPRLPQSMVAAQKQTLSCTFNRDFVLLDVTVPAGLIGRVRAEFDAAGLDDGKGKQPCTVFEAVAAVLWQCRTRAAVVSVSDEAPVALSFAANVRRLVGARPGYYGNCVVMQSVTSTRGEVANGAVADVARMIRRAKEGIPDLLAPSGGTAAEQGAMALPYSTLVLSCWRNLGFEATDFGGGRPARVTWHGAETVVPGCVLCPPGKDGGKDGVSVMSLCVRPEHADAFLAELTTFQQI, from the coding sequence ATGGCAGTTCAGTTCCATCGGCCCATCTCTACTCTACGCTATCCAACGATGAGCGCCGCCGTGGTGACCAAGTCGTCGCCGGTGCTTGTCGTCGGCCCACCCGGCGGGGACGACGCCGTCGTCCATCTCACCTCCTCCTTGGACAGGTCCGTCGTGCCTTTCAGGGTCACGGTCCTGCTCCTCTTCGACCGGCCGATCCCCCAGCCGGCGGAGACCATCAGGACGGCGCTCTCCGAGGCGCTGGCCCACTACCGTCCCGttgccggccgcctcgccgccgacgatggcgagctcctgcGCATCGAGGGCGCGGCCGGCGTGCCCTTTATCGCCGCGTCGGCGCGCTGCGCGCTGGCGGACGTCGCGGAGCCGATGCTCGGCGGCCTCGCCCCGTGGTACCCGGCCGGGCTCTGCCGCCACGGCGACCCGCTGCTCCTGGTGCAGGTCACCGAGTTCGCCTGTGGCGGGTTCGCCGTGGCCGCGACGTGGAACCACGTGCTGACCGACGGAGAGGGCATTGCGCAGTTCCTGGGGGCCGTCGGCGAGCTCGCGCACGGGGCGTCGCCGGCGCCGTCCGTGCGGCCGCTCCGGGCCGACGACGGCTCGCTCCCGCGCCTCCCGCAGTCGATGGTCGCGGCGCAGAAGCAGACACTCAGCTGCACGTTCAACAGGGACTTCGTGCTCCTCGACGTCACCGTCCCCGCCGGCCTGATCGGCCGCGTCAGAGCCGAGTTCGACGCCGCGGGCCTCGACGACGGGAAGGGGAAGCAGCCCTGCACGGTGTTCGAGGCCGTCGCGGCGGTGCTGTGGCAGTGCCGGACCCGCGCGGCCGTCGTCTCCGTGTCGGACGAGGCCCCCGTGGCGCTGTCGTTCGCGGCCAACGTGCGCCGGCTCGTGGGCGCCAGGCCCGGGTACTACGGCAACTGCGTGGTGATGCAGTCGGTGACCTCGACACGCGGCGAGGTGGCGAACGGCGCCGTGGCGGACGTGGCGAGGATGATccggcgcgccaaggaggggatcCCGGATCTGCTAGCCCCCAGCGGcggcacagcagcggagcaggggGCGATGGCGCTACCGTACAGCACGCTGGTGCTGTCGTGCTGGAGGAACCTGGGGTTCGAGGCGACGGACTTCGGCGGCGGGAGGCCGGCGAGGGTGACGTGGCACGGGGCGGAGACGGTGGTGCCGGGCTGCGTGTTGTGCCCGCCGGGCAAGGACGGTGGCAAGGACGGGGTCAGCGTCATGTCGCTCTGTGTCAGGCCGGAGCACGCCGACGCTTTCCTAGCAGAGCTCACCACATTTCAGCAGATCTGA